One Clostridiisalibacter paucivorans DSM 22131 DNA segment encodes these proteins:
- a CDS encoding glutamate-5-semialdehyde dehydrogenase — MDIKNYVLEKAKKAKKASRILATMDTNTKNKALLKMSDALIRKMDFILEANSKDIEAGRHKGLSKSLIDRLLLTEDRIKDISDGLRKIADLKDPIGEVISMWKRPNNLKIGQVKVPLGVIGMIYEARPNVTVDAAALCLKSGNVVILRGGSEAINSNIALSNIIIDAAISSGLPEGCIQLLEIPDREAVNEMMKLNKYIDILIPRGGAGLIQNVVNNSTVPVIQTGVGNCHIYIDNYADLDMAEKIVINAKTQRPAVCNTMETLLVHKDVAKDFLPKIYHSLTNLDVEIRGCEKTKIIIPDVIDANEKDWNTEYLDLILAVKVVDSIDQAIDHIYQYGTGHSEAIITDNYTNSQKFLLEIDAAAVYVNASTRFTDGSRYGFGAEIGISTQKLHTRGPMGLDQLTTIKYIGYGEGQTT; from the coding sequence GTGGACATTAAAAATTATGTATTAGAAAAGGCTAAGAAAGCTAAAAAGGCATCAAGAATACTTGCCACTATGGATACCAATACAAAAAATAAGGCCCTTTTAAAGATGTCCGATGCACTTATTAGAAAAATGGATTTCATTTTAGAAGCAAATAGCAAAGACATAGAGGCTGGTAGACATAAAGGATTATCTAAATCTCTAATTGACAGATTGCTTCTTACAGAAGATAGAATTAAAGACATATCTGATGGATTACGAAAGATTGCCGACCTTAAAGATCCCATAGGAGAAGTAATATCTATGTGGAAAAGACCTAATAACCTTAAAATAGGACAAGTCAAAGTACCTTTAGGGGTTATTGGTATGATTTATGAAGCTAGACCAAATGTCACTGTGGATGCTGCTGCCTTATGTCTTAAGTCAGGAAATGTTGTTATTTTACGTGGTGGGTCAGAAGCAATCAATTCCAATATAGCCCTATCTAATATTATAATTGATGCTGCTATTTCTTCAGGCCTTCCCGAGGGATGTATTCAATTATTAGAAATCCCTGACAGAGAAGCAGTTAATGAAATGATGAAATTAAACAAATATATTGATATTCTTATACCTAGAGGTGGCGCTGGACTTATACAAAATGTGGTAAATAATTCAACAGTTCCAGTTATACAAACTGGTGTTGGTAACTGTCATATATATATAGATAATTATGCAGATCTAGATATGGCAGAAAAAATAGTTATAAATGCTAAAACTCAACGCCCTGCTGTTTGTAATACTATGGAAACTCTTTTGGTTCATAAGGATGTGGCAAAGGATTTTTTACCTAAAATATATCACTCTCTAACTAACTTAGATGTAGAGATACGGGGATGTGAAAAAACTAAAATTATAATTCCTGATGTTATTGATGCCAATGAAAAAGATTGGAATACAGAATACTTAGATCTCATACTAGCTGTTAAAGTGGTAGATTCTATAGATCAAGCTATAGATCATATATATCAATATGGTACTGGTCATTCAGAAGCTATAATAACTGATAACTACACTAATTCTCAAAAATTCTTATTAGAAATAGATGCCGCTGCTGTCTATGTAAATGCATCTACTCGTTTTACAGATGGAAGTAGATATGGATTTGGTGCTGAAATAGGCATAAGCACTCAAAAACTTCACACCAGAGGACCAATGGGATTAGATCAATTAACTACTATCAAATATATAGGATATGGTGAAGGACAAACTACTTAA
- the proB gene encoding glutamate 5-kinase yields the protein MKNIKKIVVKVGTSTITHPTGLLDLNRMESIVRQLVNIHNQDIQIVLVSSGAIGAGMGKLGLKKRPKTIPEKQSIAAVGQGILLHMYEKLFSEYGKTIAQILLTKDDIDHQTRFFNARNTCLTLIDKHVIPIVNENDAVAVDEIKVGDNDTLSALVAKLIGADLLIILSDIDGLYDCNPKEYDEACLIHYVDRITPQLEAMAGNPGSILGTGGMVTKINAAKIATSAGASMIIANGSIYNVINSILEGEEIGTLFDADCKILK from the coding sequence TTGAAAAATATAAAAAAAATAGTAGTAAAAGTTGGAACTTCTACTATAACACATCCTACAGGACTTTTAGATTTAAATCGTATGGAAAGTATAGTACGCCAATTGGTCAATATTCATAATCAAGATATACAAATTGTACTGGTCAGTTCTGGTGCCATAGGTGCTGGAATGGGAAAATTAGGATTGAAAAAAAGACCTAAAACCATACCTGAAAAACAGTCTATAGCAGCTGTAGGACAGGGGATACTTTTGCATATGTATGAAAAACTCTTTTCAGAATATGGTAAAACTATAGCTCAAATCTTACTGACAAAGGACGATATAGATCATCAAACTCGTTTTTTTAATGCTCGAAATACATGCTTAACCTTAATTGATAAGCATGTTATTCCCATCGTAAATGAAAATGATGCAGTGGCTGTAGATGAAATCAAAGTAGGAGATAACGACACTTTATCAGCATTAGTAGCTAAATTGATTGGAGCTGATTTACTAATAATTTTATCTGATATAGATGGTCTATATGACTGCAATCCTAAAGAGTATGATGAGGCTTGCCTTATTCACTATGTAGATAGAATAACTCCTCAATTAGAGGCTATGGCTGGTAATCCTGGTAGTATTTTGGGTACAGGTGGTATGGTTACCAAAATCAATGCAGCAAAAATAGCTACATCTGCTGGTGCTTCTATGATAATTGCCAACGGTTCCATTTATAATGTGATCAATTCTATATTAGAAGGCGAAGAAATAGGAACTTTATTTGACGCAGATTGTAAGATTTTAAAATAA